A single region of the Silene latifolia isolate original U9 population chromosome 8, ASM4854445v1, whole genome shotgun sequence genome encodes:
- the LOC141594688 gene encoding putative F-box/LRR-repeat protein At5g02930: MKSSPQKHTSSSEDDSDRDRLSRLPDDVVLHILSCMPIIDAVRTVLLRRFGNLWTFIPNINIDMSEYQKTSTTHQLGWFCYFVRHVLMLHQNRSIDRFHLCVKFYSNAQREEVADDIRMWSRFAFGRQAKEMRLSDLSNYDANYVTIFPRLTSDFLVTLNLNYCRIEGEIQVKLGSLKKLSLNHVRMSNESFQSFISGCPSLQKLVIVDLLSLTKPIVSVPNIDNSRLVLRMSLNFPNLETLYTYLRFDFRRVDITDISSVRDDIYIKYLTTRDNPVSTMNNILLIGKFQGVEVLRLSRNASKLFLLTIPNVQLLENRWKRIDLALDNFCEVCLSGFRNLVRSSKYLEDITIYTTKDFKARIDLQEDEVSSPDVLPQVKTITVHCQGICWKNELQLIEALLKSATVSDKLLIVPMKHRLGEAKELE; this comes from the exons ATGAAATCAAGCCCCCAAAAGCATACAAGTTCTTCAGAGGATGATTCCGACCGAGATAGGCTAAGTAGACTGCCAGATGATGTCGTTCTGCACATTCTTTCGTGCATGCCTATTATTGATGCTGTTAGAACCGTCTTACTTCGTCGATTCGGAAACCTTTGGACCTTTATTCCTAATATTAACATTGACATGAGTGAATACCAAAAAACCAGCACTACCCATCAGCTTGGGTGGTTCTGTTATTTCGTCCGCCACGTTTTGATGCTTCACCAAAATCGCTCCATTGATAGATTTCATCTTTGTGTAAAGTTCTACTCTAATGCCCAACGAGAGGAGGTTGCTGACGATATAAGAATGTGGTCTAGGTTTGCATTTGGTAGACAAGCCAAAGAAATGAGATTATCTGATCTATCCAACTATGATGCTAATTACGTTACGATTTTTCCTAGGCTCACGAGTGATTTTCTTGTTACACTTAATCTCAATTATTGCAGAATCGAGGGAGAAATTCAAGTCAAGTTGGGATCCCTAAAGAAGTTGTCACTTAACCATGTTAGAATGAGCAATGAGAGTTTCCAAAGTTTTATATCTGGATGTCCTTCTTTACAAAAACTGGTTATTGTCGACTTATTGTCGTTGACAAAGCCGATTGTCTCTGTTCCTAACATTGACAATTCACGTCTAGTTCTTAGGATGTCGCTTAATTTCCCTAACCTTGAAACTTTGTACACTTATTTGAGATTTGATTTTCGCCGTGTAGACATCACTGATATTTCCTCTGTTCGTGATGATATCTACATCAAATATCTTACCACGCGTGATAATCCCGTAAGTACAATGAATAATATTTTGTTGATTGGAAAGTTTCAAGGTGTTGAAGTTTTGCGACTGTCACGCAATGCTTCCAAG CTATTTCTCCTCACCATACCAAATGTGCAGCTGTTAGAAAATCGATGGAAACGTATAGATCTTGCATTGGACAACTTCTGTGAAGTCTGCCTCTCAGGCTTTCGTAATTTGGTGAGAAGTTCAAAATACTTGGAAGACATCACTATATACACCACAAAG GATTTTAAAGCCAGAATCGATTTGCAAGAAGACGAAGTTTCTTCTCCTGATGTGCTGCCACAGGTCAAGACCATTACCGTGCATTGCCAAGGGATATGTTGGAAGAATGAGCTTCAACTAATAGAAGCCTTGCTCAAAAGCGCAACTGTCTCGGACAAATTGTTAATCGTCCCCATGAAACATCGATTAGGGGAGGCAAAGGAGCTTGAATAg